The Acidicapsa ligni DNA window TAAATTGCCGGATAAGGTTGAGCTGGCAATTGAAGAAGTGATTTTCAAGCATGCGCTATCGACTACTGCGCCTGATCCTGCAACGCTGCCGCCAATTGAAGATCAGGCGCATTATGCGCAGGAGTACATCGACTTTTTGCTGGCGGCTGTACCTGATCTGAAGCTCGATGGGCAGAAGATCATTCTCGATTGCGCTAACGGCGCCGCGGCTGCGATTGCTCCGCGGCTCTTCGCGAAATTGGGTGGCGATGTGACGTTGCTTAATATCACACCCAATGGCCGTAATATCAATGATCATTGTGGGGCTCTGCATCCTAAGACTGTAGCTGCTGAAGTGATGAAACATGGTGCAGATCTTGGATTGACTTTTGATGGCGATGCGGATAGGTGTCTTGCTGCGGGCGCTCACGACAACGTCATTAACGGGGATGCGTTGCTGCTGATCGCTGCACGCGATCTGCAGTCTCGTGGGCTGCTTACGGATAACGTTGTGGTTGCTACCACGATGTCGAACATGGGGCTGGAGGCAGCGCTTAAACGTAGCGATATTACGATGCTGCGGGCGAATGTAGGCGATCGTTATGTGCTTGAGCTGATGCAGCAGCGTCATGCTGCGCTGGGCGGCGAGCAGTCGGGACATATTTTATTTCCGCATCTTGCTACTACGGGTGATGGGTTGTTGACTGCGCTTGTTGTGCTGGACCTGATCGCTCGTATGGGCAAGACGATTGAAGAGTTGACGGCCGATCTCAAGGTGTTTCCGCAGGTAATCGTTAACGTCAAGGTGCGTGAGAAGCGTCCGTTGGAGGAGATTCCTTTGGTGGTGGAACGCATTCAAGCGGCTGAGGCTGCGTTAGCTCATTCGGGACGCGTGGTGATTCGCTACTCCGGCACTGAGGCGCTGGCTCGCGTGATGATCGAGGCGGAAAGCGAAGAGCTGATGCGGCATCATGCCGAGGCTATTTCTGGCGCTATTCGGGCTGAACTTGGCGTTACTCCGTAGAGTAACGCCAATCCGACAAATGTTTCTCAGGCAAACGTTACTCCATATCGCGCCAGTTATGGCCGAATGCAAGGTCGGCTACTATCGGCACGCGCAGATGAATTACGTTTTGCATGGCGTCTTTGACAAGTGCGGTGATGGTTTCTGTTTCTTCTTCGGGGACTTCGAATAAGAGTTCGTCGTGAACCTGCAGGACCATCCTGGTGCGGAGTTTTTCTTCTGTCAGTTTGCGGTCGATAGTGATCATGGCCAGTTTGATCAGGTCTGCTGCTGTGCCTTGCAGGGGCGTGTTGACTGCGGTCCGCTCAGCGAAGCCAC harbors:
- the glmM gene encoding phosphoglucosamine mutase → MRQLFGTDGIRGVAGIAPLDTTTIYAVGLALAHSLRPAAIIPRVILGRDTRESSPWITAMLAAGLRAGGAEIESAGIVPTPAIAFLAHTHGFQAGVVISASHNPWEDNGIKLFGSDGYKLPDKVELAIEEVIFKHALSTTAPDPATLPPIEDQAHYAQEYIDFLLAAVPDLKLDGQKIILDCANGAAAAIAPRLFAKLGGDVTLLNITPNGRNINDHCGALHPKTVAAEVMKHGADLGLTFDGDADRCLAAGAHDNVINGDALLLIAARDLQSRGLLTDNVVVATTMSNMGLEAALKRSDITMLRANVGDRYVLELMQQRHAALGGEQSGHILFPHLATTGDGLLTALVVLDLIARMGKTIEELTADLKVFPQVIVNVKVREKRPLEEIPLVVERIQAAEAALAHSGRVVIRYSGTEALARVMIEAESEELMRHHAEAISGAIRAELGVTP